tcttttttcttttttggtttaATGATATGTTAAATAACTTTCTCCATATTATCACCTTTACAGCCGGATGTCACAGCACCAGGAGTGAATATTCTTGCAGCGTTTCCTGAAGCTTTCGGCCCAAGTGATCAACTACCATTTGATAAACGTCGGGTCCAATTTAACATAATGTCAGGAACTTCAATGGCATGTCCTCATGTTTCAGGGATTGTTGGTCTTCTCAAAACCCTTCACCCAAATTGGAGTCCTGCCATCATTCATTCGGCGATCATGACAACAGGTTAAttttacatatacatacatatgtaTATTCCACAAATACTTGTCTTATAAAATTCTTTATCTCTCATTAAAGTTATAATTATTTACAGCTAGAATACAAGATAGCAACAAGGGACCACTGTTGGACTGGAATAGAAAAAAAGCAACACCTTTTCAATATGGTTCAGGCCATATCCAACCAAATCGAGCAATGGACCCTGGGCTTGTCTATGACACAACTATTGATGATTATTTAAACTTTTTATGTGCTCACGGCTATGATGAAACAATGCTGAAAACATTTACCAAGAAGCCATATAAATGCCCCACCTCATTCAATATAGCCAACTTCAACTACCCTTCGATTGTGATTACCAATCTTAGTTCACCGTCTGTGATAGTTactagaataattaagaatgttgGTGCCCCAGGCACTTACAAGGCTTATGTAAGGGCCCCAATTGGAGTTTCTATATATGTTAAACCTACCAGCTTGACTTTTGGCAAAATTGGTGAGGAAAAGAAATTTGAGATTATTTTGAAGCCAAAGGTTGCCAAGAAGACTGAAGACTATGTGTTTGGACAACTTAAATGGTCAGATGGGAAACACTATGTCCGGAGTCCTATAGTAGTCAAGTACT
The Humulus lupulus chromosome 6, drHumLupu1.1, whole genome shotgun sequence DNA segment above includes these coding regions:
- the LOC133786268 gene encoding subtilisin-like protease SBT5.4 produces the protein MVGIKPFLNQKCLPKSLDPKKVKGKILICYVGDGSSPLEKGHQAFIAGAVGVVLINDILLNDNDPDPHLLPSSHLNGTQGKFVYEYLNSTRNPKAYITRTKTEVEVKPSPIMASFSSRGPNVIEPALLKPDVTAPGVNILAAFPEAFGPSDQLPFDKRRVQFNIMSGTSMACPHVSGIVGLLKTLHPNWSPAIIHSAIMTTARIQDSNKGPLLDWNRKKATPFQYGSGHIQPNRAMDPGLVYDTTIDDYLNFLCAHGYDETMLKTFTKKPYKCPTSFNIANFNYPSIVITNLSSPSVIVTRIIKNVGAPGTYKAYVRAPIGVSIYVKPTSLTFGKIGEEKKFEIILKPKVAKKTEDYVFGQLKWSDGKHYVRSPIVVKY